Proteins from one Bactrocera neohumeralis isolate Rockhampton chromosome 3, APGP_CSIRO_Bneo_wtdbg2-racon-allhic-juicebox.fasta_v2, whole genome shotgun sequence genomic window:
- the LOC126753751 gene encoding uncharacterized protein LOC126753751 — MKKSGKCRALTGWCAASFQLKVDMPKLPDITPMTVLPPGIPTCVGTNLDLNACIMNGLKEVKPRLKNGIPELSIPPLDPLVIASRKVEMSDDFAKGSLNVQNLIIKGISEITVENLNFEIYDDHVKLQLTTKSPNIEKQGTFQGELAAESVNLQSEGQFSSKLTDLQLDIEAEGDLTERDGHKYLHLRSFNVVPEIGDLEFNADNLVSDESLNSVILALINAIWRPFYKLLVKKTHSTWEPIALFVANAYLNAVPFDLFIDTP, encoded by the exons atgaaa aaATCAGGAAAATGTCGGGCCTTGACTGGCTGGTGCGCTGCAAGTTTTCAACTGAAAGTCGACATGCCAAAATTGCCCGATATCACACCAATGACTGTACTAC cGCCTGGTATACCTACATGCGTGGGCACTAATTTAGATCTCAATGCATGCATTATGAATGGACTAAAAGAGGTGAAACCACGTCTCAAGAATGGCATTCCTGAATTAAGTATACCACCCCTAGATCCCTTGGTCATAGCAAGTCGTAAGGTGGAAATGAGCGACGATTTCGCAAAAGGCTCCTTGAACGTACAGAACTTGATTATAAAGGGTATAAGTGAGATCACTGTGGAGAatctaaattttgaaatatatgacGATCACGTGAAGTTGCAATTGACTACAAAATCGCCAAACATTGAAAAACAAGGCACTTTCCAAGGAGAGTTGGCGGCAGAAAGTGTGAATCTGCAATCCGAGGGGCAGTTCTCTAGCAAATTGA CTGATTTGCAGCTGGACATCGAGGCAGAAGGTGATCTCACAGAGCGTGATGGTCATAAATACTTGCATTTGAGGTCATTCAATGTTGTACCAGAAATCGGTGATTTGGAATTCAATGCCGACAATTTAGTGTCAGATGAAAGCTTAA attcaGTTATTTTGGCCCTTATAAACGCCATTTGGCGTCCATTCTACAAATTACTGGTAAAAAAAACGCACTCAACTTGGGAACCCATTGCTTTGTTCGTAGCTAATGCATATTTGAATGCTGTGCCATTTGACTTGTTCATTGATACGCCTTAA